A DNA window from Rossellomorea marisflavi contains the following coding sequences:
- a CDS encoding aminotransferase class I/II-fold pyridoxal phosphate-dependent enzyme has product MSQHDTPLFTGLMNHSKKNPVQFHIPGHKKGAGMDPEFKEFIGENALSIDLINIAPLDDLHQPKGMIKEAQDLAAEAFGADHTFFSVQGTSGAIMTMVMSVCGPGDKIIVPRNVHKSVMSAIVFSGATPVFIHPDIDENLGISHGITTDAVARALEQNPDAKGVLVINPTYFGISADLKKIVEIAHSYDVPVLVDEAHGVHIHFHDDLPLSAMQAGADLAATSVHKLGGSMTQSSVLNMKNGLVSPKRVQTILSMLTTTSTSYLLLASLDVARKRLATEGHELISRTIELAGRMRDQINGIEGLYCVGKEILGTKATFDYDPTKLIISVKDLGISGFDAEKWLRESHNIEVELSDLYNILCIITPGDTEEDASTLVCALKELTEKLKQDGARDPITVMLPDIPVLSITPRDAFYAETEVIPIDETVGRTIAEFIMVYPPGIPIFIPGEIITKENIEYIKTNIEAGLPVQGPEDYDLRHLRVIKEHRAIR; this is encoded by the coding sequence TTGTCCCAGCATGATACGCCGTTATTTACCGGCTTGATGAATCATAGTAAAAAAAATCCTGTACAATTCCATATCCCCGGACATAAGAAGGGGGCAGGTATGGATCCTGAATTCAAGGAATTCATCGGCGAAAATGCCCTTTCCATCGACCTGATCAACATTGCCCCGCTGGATGACTTGCACCAGCCGAAGGGAATGATCAAAGAAGCCCAGGACCTGGCTGCTGAAGCCTTCGGGGCTGACCATACATTTTTCTCTGTGCAAGGCACGAGTGGCGCCATCATGACCATGGTGATGAGTGTATGCGGACCTGGAGATAAAATCATTGTTCCGCGTAATGTTCATAAATCCGTCATGTCTGCCATCGTATTCTCAGGCGCTACCCCCGTCTTCATCCATCCGGATATTGACGAGAATCTTGGGATTTCCCACGGGATCACAACGGATGCCGTTGCCCGCGCCCTTGAACAGAACCCCGATGCGAAAGGTGTACTCGTCATCAACCCGACGTATTTCGGAATATCGGCAGATCTCAAGAAAATCGTGGAGATTGCCCACTCATACGATGTACCTGTCCTTGTAGATGAAGCACACGGCGTTCATATCCATTTTCACGACGACCTTCCCCTTTCTGCCATGCAGGCTGGCGCAGATCTCGCGGCCACCAGCGTGCACAAACTGGGCGGGTCCATGACGCAGAGCTCTGTGCTCAATATGAAGAACGGGCTTGTTTCACCGAAGCGGGTCCAGACCATTCTCAGCATGCTCACGACAACATCTACGTCCTACCTGCTTCTTGCTTCATTGGACGTGGCGAGGAAGCGTCTTGCCACTGAAGGTCACGAGCTCATCTCCAGGACCATCGAGCTTGCCGGACGCATGCGTGACCAAATCAATGGCATTGAAGGACTATATTGCGTAGGAAAAGAAATTCTCGGAACGAAAGCAACATTTGATTATGACCCGACCAAACTGATCATCTCCGTCAAAGATCTTGGAATCAGCGGATTCGATGCAGAAAAATGGCTACGGGAGTCCCATAATATCGAGGTGGAATTATCCGACCTATATAACATCCTTTGTATCATCACTCCGGGTGATACTGAAGAAGATGCTTCCACTTTGGTGTGCGCGCTCAAGGAACTGACGGAAAAGTTGAAACAGGACGGAGCCCGCGATCCGATCACGGTCATGCTGCCTGACATCCCCGTGTTGTCCATCACGCCAAGAGATGCTTTTTATGCAGAAACCGAAGTCATCCCCATTGACGAAACGGTGGGAAGAACGATTGCAGAATTCATCATGGTGTATCCTCCTGGGATTCCGATCTTCATTCCCGGGGAGATCATCACAAAGGAAAATATCGAATACATCAAAACGAATATTGAAGCCGGACTGCCCGTCCAAGGACCAGAAGATTATGATCTACGACATCTTCGCGTCATCAAGGAACATCGGGCGATCCGCTAA
- a CDS encoding YhcN/YlaJ family sporulation lipoprotein, which produces MNRFILLLLALTFITACARNTDEAQGERSGNQPITVNDSNIPKRVERKSGQQISEHLVNLSTSIPNVHDATAVVIGKYAFVGIDVGANVERSQVGTIKYSVAEALQEDPYGAQAVIVADPDLYARLQEISKDVQNGRPLQGIFNELSDISGRLMPEVPKSLKDTDPENGPENPKGDMNRSNDRELKKEQEKQSYDKID; this is translated from the coding sequence ATGAACAGATTCATCCTGCTCCTTTTGGCCCTCACCTTCATCACGGCTTGTGCCCGCAATACAGATGAGGCTCAGGGTGAGCGTTCCGGCAATCAGCCGATCACCGTAAATGACAGCAACATCCCCAAGCGGGTGGAACGAAAGTCCGGTCAACAGATTTCCGAACACCTGGTCAACCTGAGTACATCGATCCCCAATGTCCATGATGCCACTGCTGTCGTCATCGGGAAATATGCCTTTGTAGGCATCGATGTTGGTGCCAATGTTGAAAGGTCTCAGGTTGGCACAATCAAATACTCCGTAGCTGAAGCCCTTCAGGAAGATCCATACGGAGCACAGGCTGTGATCGTGGCCGACCCCGATCTGTATGCCCGACTGCAAGAAATCAGCAAGGATGTACAAAACGGACGGCCACTTCAAGGGATCTTCAATGAACTATCCGATATATCGGGGAGACTGATGCCCGAAGTACCGAAGTCCCTCAAGGATACAGATCCCGAAAATGGTCCCGAAAACCCTAAAGGGGATATGAACAGGTCCAATGATCGGGAGCTGAAGAAGGAACAAGAAAAGCAATCCTACGACAAAATCGATTGA
- the typA gene encoding translational GTPase TypA has translation MNLRNDLRNIAIIAHVDHGKTTLVDELLKQSGIFRENETVSERAMDSNDLERERGITILAKNTAIQYKDTRINILDTPGHADFGGEVERIMKMVDGVLLVVDAYEGCMPQTRFVLKKALEQNLTPIVVVNKIDKDSARPEEVIDEVLELFIELDANDEQLEFPVIYASAISGTASTDPDPSKQDENMQCLYESIIENIPAPVDNRQDPLQFQVALLDYNDYVGRIGIGRVFRGTMRVGQQVSLMKLDGSIKSFRVTKIFGFLGLKRVEIQEANAGDLIAVSGMEDINVGETVCPVEHQDPLPVLRIDEPTLQMTFLVNNSPFAGREGKFVTARKIEERLLSQLQTDVSLRVEPTDSPDAWTVSGRGELHLSILIENMRREGYELQVSKPEVIVREVDGVKCEPVERVQIDIPEEFMGGVIESLGQRKGEMLDMINNGNGQVRLVFMVPARGLIGYSTEFMTLTRGYGIINHTFDSYQPLQQGRVGGRRQGVLVSMETGKTTQYGIMQVEDRGTIFVESGTEIYAGMVVGENTRENDITVNITKMKQATNVRSATKDQTVTIKKARIMTLEESLEYLNDDEYCEVTPESIRLRKKILDKSERERAEKKKKTAENK, from the coding sequence ATGAACTTAAGAAATGATCTTAGAAATATAGCCATTATTGCTCACGTTGACCACGGTAAAACAACATTGGTCGATGAGCTGTTAAAGCAATCCGGTATCTTCCGTGAAAATGAAACCGTATCGGAACGTGCCATGGATTCCAATGACCTCGAACGCGAACGCGGTATCACGATCCTTGCGAAAAATACTGCGATCCAATATAAAGATACGCGCATCAACATCCTGGACACACCTGGACATGCCGATTTCGGTGGGGAAGTGGAACGGATCATGAAGATGGTCGATGGTGTCCTTCTTGTAGTCGATGCTTATGAAGGATGCATGCCTCAAACACGCTTTGTACTGAAAAAAGCACTCGAGCAAAACCTAACGCCAATCGTAGTCGTGAACAAGATCGATAAAGATTCTGCCCGTCCGGAAGAAGTCATCGATGAAGTACTGGAACTGTTCATCGAGCTTGATGCCAATGACGAGCAGCTTGAATTCCCTGTGATCTATGCGTCTGCCATCAGTGGTACTGCAAGCACAGACCCGGATCCGTCCAAACAAGATGAGAACATGCAGTGCTTGTATGAGTCCATCATTGAAAACATTCCTGCACCGGTTGATAATCGTCAAGATCCACTTCAATTCCAAGTGGCCCTTCTTGATTACAATGACTACGTGGGCCGTATCGGGATCGGACGTGTGTTCCGTGGAACGATGAGAGTTGGACAACAGGTTTCATTGATGAAGCTTGATGGATCCATCAAATCGTTCCGTGTCACGAAGATCTTCGGTTTCCTCGGATTGAAACGGGTTGAAATTCAAGAAGCGAATGCAGGAGACCTGATTGCTGTATCAGGTATGGAAGACATCAACGTAGGGGAAACCGTTTGTCCGGTTGAACATCAAGATCCACTACCTGTCCTCCGTATCGACGAGCCTACCCTTCAAATGACGTTCCTTGTGAACAACAGCCCATTTGCAGGTCGTGAAGGTAAATTCGTCACTGCAAGGAAAATTGAAGAGAGACTTCTATCCCAGCTTCAAACCGATGTCAGTCTTCGTGTAGAGCCAACTGATTCACCGGATGCCTGGACAGTATCAGGTCGTGGGGAGCTTCACCTTTCCATCCTGATCGAGAACATGCGCCGTGAAGGGTATGAGCTTCAAGTGTCAAAACCTGAAGTCATTGTACGTGAAGTGGATGGAGTGAAATGTGAGCCGGTTGAACGCGTTCAAATTGATATTCCTGAAGAGTTCATGGGCGGTGTCATCGAATCACTTGGACAGCGTAAAGGTGAAATGCTCGATATGATCAATAACGGAAACGGTCAGGTTCGCCTTGTATTCATGGTTCCTGCGCGTGGATTGATCGGATATTCGACTGAGTTCATGACACTCACAAGAGGGTATGGTATCATTAACCATACATTCGACAGCTATCAACCGCTTCAACAAGGTCGCGTAGGTGGCAGACGCCAAGGTGTCCTTGTGTCGATGGAAACAGGTAAAACCACTCAATACGGCATCATGCAGGTTGAGGACCGCGGTACCATCTTCGTGGAATCGGGTACAGAAATCTATGCAGGTATGGTCGTCGGTGAAAACACCCGTGAAAATGACATCACAGTAAACATCACGAAAATGAAACAAGCGACGAACGTCCGTTCAGCCACTAAAGATCAAACCGTGACAATCAAGAAAGCACGAATCATGACGCTTGAAGAGTCACTTGAATATCTGAATGATGACGAATACTGCGAAGTGACACCTGAATCCATCCGTCTTCGTAAGAAGATCCTTGATAAGAGCGAGCGTGAAAGAGCTGAGAAAAAGAAAAAAACAGCTGAAAATAAGTAA
- a CDS encoding inositol monophosphatase family protein has translation MTNWIELDQNVRSWIKEAGERIRTSFDSELSIKTKSNRNDLVTDMDEATEKYFTEAIRHTYPDHQIMGEEGFGDDLHTLEGVTWIIDPIDGTMNFVHQQRNFAISIGIYDGAVGKLGYIYDVVHDELYYASKGEGAFMNEQRLPDLEEVPVEDAIVALNALWVTDNKRIDPSVLGPLVQKARGIRSYGSAAIEMAYIAAGRLDAYLTMRLAPWDFAAGKILIEEVGGMVTDLEGNELDPLKKSSVFVGKPGLHQTILDTYIKK, from the coding sequence ATGACAAACTGGATTGAACTCGACCAAAACGTGAGAAGCTGGATCAAGGAAGCCGGAGAACGCATCCGTACATCCTTTGATTCAGAGTTAAGCATTAAAACGAAGTCTAATCGTAACGATCTTGTGACCGATATGGATGAGGCAACTGAAAAATATTTCACTGAAGCCATCCGCCATACGTACCCCGATCATCAGATCATGGGCGAGGAAGGCTTTGGAGACGACTTACATACACTTGAAGGAGTCACCTGGATCATTGATCCCATCGACGGAACGATGAATTTCGTCCATCAGCAGCGGAACTTTGCCATTTCCATCGGCATCTATGACGGAGCTGTCGGCAAGCTGGGTTATATATATGATGTCGTCCATGATGAACTTTATTACGCCAGCAAGGGCGAGGGGGCATTCATGAATGAGCAAAGGCTACCGGACCTGGAGGAGGTTCCCGTAGAGGATGCCATTGTCGCCCTCAATGCCCTTTGGGTGACGGATAATAAGCGGATCGACCCTTCAGTCCTCGGCCCACTCGTTCAAAAGGCAAGGGGGATCCGATCTTACGGATCTGCGGCCATTGAAATGGCCTACATCGCTGCAGGAAGGCTCGATGCGTATCTGACCATGAGGCTTGCTCCCTGGGATTTTGCTGCCGGTAAGATCCTGATCGAAGAGGTCGGGGGAATGGTGACCGATCTAGAAGGAAATGAACTGGATCCCCTCAAAAAGAGCTCGGTTTTCGTCGGAAAACCAGGGCTGCACCAAACGATCTTGGATACGTATATCAAAAAATAG
- a CDS encoding YlaH-like family protein, with protein MDVTERLSFFASLYRVDQNAELGMWLLYLTIIGLSILVYKLGFAKKLPIAKSIVIYLFLVMGCTVLTFLGIFLPVAEGLVIAALILIIYKVRLNNEKRKGNI; from the coding sequence ATGGATGTAACGGAGAGGTTATCCTTTTTTGCATCCCTGTACCGTGTTGATCAGAATGCGGAATTGGGGATGTGGCTATTGTATCTGACCATCATCGGTCTATCCATCCTTGTGTACAAGCTGGGATTCGCCAAGAAACTTCCGATTGCCAAATCGATTGTGATCTATCTTTTCCTTGTGATGGGATGCACGGTCCTGACGTTCCTCGGGATTTTCCTCCCGGTTGCGGAGGGACTGGTCATCGCTGCACTGATTCTCATCATCTATAAGGTGCGCCTGAACAACGAAAAGAGAAAAGGGAATATCTGA
- a CDS encoding YlaI family protein codes for MRVKCALCDVIDNIEDYSLQAKRLRNRPIHTYMCNQCNERIKKRTEERAASGNFKLYRSPKVDDDF; via the coding sequence ATGAGAGTTAAATGCGCATTATGCGATGTAATTGATAACATTGAGGATTATTCGCTACAAGCAAAACGACTGAGGAATCGCCCTATTCACACATATATGTGTAATCAATGCAATGAACGCATCAAAAAAAGAACCGAAGAACGCGCAGCTTCCGGTAACTTTAAGCTGTACCGCTCCCCTAAAGTGGATGATGACTTTTAA
- a CDS encoding YlaF family protein — protein MGNIKWIFVLFSLLAAVSLMGIAISISLQSILLAVGSFAALMVVMGFGFKTKKRYREEGRL, from the coding sequence ATGGGAAATATTAAGTGGATCTTTGTCCTGTTTTCACTATTAGCGGCCGTCTCCCTCATGGGAATCGCCATATCCATAAGCCTGCAAAGCATCTTACTCGCGGTCGGGAGTTTCGCCGCACTCATGGTTGTCATGGGCTTCGGCTTCAAAACGAAGAAGCGCTACCGGGAAGAAGGAAGACTATAA
- a CDS encoding UPF0223 family protein, translated as MEYQYPFDIDWTTEEVIDVIAFFESIEQAYEKSIDRDELMKKYKRFKEIVPGKADEKRICGEFQQSSGYSSYYVIKKMKDQPESGRISM; from the coding sequence ATGGAATACCAATATCCCTTTGATATTGATTGGACAACGGAAGAGGTCATCGATGTGATCGCCTTCTTTGAATCGATTGAACAAGCATATGAAAAAAGCATCGATCGTGATGAATTGATGAAGAAATACAAACGTTTTAAGGAAATCGTACCAGGTAAAGCAGATGAAAAACGAATCTGCGGCGAGTTCCAGCAATCGAGCGGTTATTCATCCTATTATGTGATCAAAAAGATGAAAGATCAACCGGAAAGCGGAAGGATCTCGATGTAA
- a CDS encoding YktB family protein — translation MKFNGFTEEDFNVFSIEGLDARMEAIVEKIRPKLDFLGQHFAPSLSVMTGDEVHYHVAKHARRSVNPPNDTWVAFASDKRGYKKHPHFQIGLWGTHLFVWFAMIYEAPGKAAFGRQIEQRVDEIPEMIPGEFVWSGDHMKPDATPYNSMSRDDLLALAKRVQSVKKAELLCGLHLDRDTVTKMSGEELMDKITVAFETLLPLYKMS, via the coding sequence ATGAAATTCAATGGATTTACCGAAGAAGATTTTAATGTGTTCTCGATCGAGGGCCTAGATGCCAGAATGGAAGCAATCGTGGAGAAGATACGTCCGAAACTGGACTTCCTGGGACAACATTTCGCCCCTTCCCTGTCCGTCATGACAGGGGATGAAGTCCACTACCATGTTGCAAAGCATGCCAGACGTTCAGTCAATCCGCCGAATGATACATGGGTCGCGTTTGCATCCGATAAGAGGGGGTATAAAAAGCACCCTCACTTCCAAATCGGCTTATGGGGCACCCATCTGTTCGTCTGGTTCGCCATGATCTATGAAGCACCAGGCAAAGCTGCCTTCGGCCGTCAGATCGAACAGCGTGTGGATGAGATCCCAGAGATGATCCCGGGTGAATTCGTCTGGTCCGGAGATCATATGAAGCCTGATGCCACCCCATACAACTCCATGAGCAGGGATGATCTTCTGGCACTTGCCAAAAGGGTACAATCCGTCAAAAAAGCTGAATTGCTTTGTGGACTCCATCTGGATAGGGATACGGTGACAAAGATGAGCGGTGAGGAATTGATGGACAAGATCACCGTCGCCTTTGAAACACTTTTACCCCTTTATAAAATGAGCTAA
- a CDS encoding pyridoxamine 5'-phosphate oxidase family protein: MANQVEHSLFPDLYECFQSERFVTLSTVDFETGGPNVSAISWIYAKDETSLLLAVDQKSRILQNIAQNPLTVVNVIANESTYSISGESAVLMPRLEGVPLKVSLIRLAIREVRDVMFYGSKISVEPVYEKTYDKSAAERLDRQVLEAMKKA; encoded by the coding sequence ATGGCAAACCAGGTAGAACATTCGCTTTTTCCCGATTTATATGAGTGTTTTCAGTCAGAAAGATTCGTCACGCTGTCCACGGTTGATTTTGAAACCGGCGGACCGAATGTCAGTGCGATTTCATGGATCTATGCAAAGGATGAAACATCTCTTCTGCTTGCGGTGGACCAAAAATCTCGGATCCTTCAGAACATTGCTCAAAACCCGCTGACAGTAGTCAACGTCATTGCAAACGAGTCGACTTATTCGATTTCAGGGGAATCGGCTGTCCTTATGCCGCGCCTTGAAGGAGTCCCGCTGAAGGTATCGCTCATCAGACTGGCGATCCGGGAAGTGAGGGACGTGATGTTCTATGGCTCCAAAATCTCTGTAGAACCCGTTTATGAAAAAACATATGATAAATCCGCGGCAGAAAGATTGGACCGCCAAGTGTTAGAAGCCATGAAAAAGGCATAG
- a CDS encoding NAD(P)H-dependent flavin oxidoreductase yields MKWSTRVTEKLGITYPIIQGGLAHLAYAELAAAVSNAGGLGQVTAMSMESPLEVKREIQKIKTMTEKPFGVNFAIGQHGRPYREYVEAAIEEGVPAISVTGGNPAPILQMLEGTGIIKLVLVASKRQAVKAEELGADIVMVVGQEGGGHLGKEDVGTFVLIPQVVDAVSIPVVASGGVGDGRGLMAALSFGAEGIEMGTRFIATKECVHASDAYKSALIAGDENGTVVIKRTLGAPARVISNDWTSAILDREARNAGYEGLKDYISGEANRKFVHDGKTTEGFAWAGQVMGMIKDIPTVDELMSRMILEGESIRTKWS; encoded by the coding sequence ATGAAATGGAGTACAAGGGTGACGGAAAAATTAGGGATTACATACCCCATCATTCAAGGGGGACTGGCTCATCTTGCATATGCAGAGCTTGCTGCAGCTGTTTCAAATGCGGGGGGACTTGGACAGGTCACGGCTATGTCGATGGAATCCCCTTTGGAGGTCAAGCGTGAAATCCAAAAGATCAAAACCATGACAGAAAAACCGTTCGGTGTGAATTTTGCCATCGGTCAGCATGGCCGTCCATACAGGGAGTACGTGGAGGCAGCTATTGAAGAAGGGGTTCCGGCGATTTCCGTGACCGGCGGAAATCCAGCGCCGATTTTGCAGATGCTTGAAGGAACGGGGATTATAAAATTGGTGCTTGTGGCTTCCAAACGACAAGCCGTCAAGGCAGAGGAGTTAGGCGCCGATATCGTCATGGTGGTGGGACAAGAGGGAGGAGGACATCTCGGCAAGGAAGATGTGGGGACCTTCGTATTGATTCCTCAAGTGGTTGATGCCGTATCGATTCCGGTTGTGGCGAGCGGAGGGGTCGGTGACGGAAGAGGATTGATGGCCGCCCTTTCCTTTGGTGCCGAAGGGATCGAGATGGGAACAAGATTCATTGCGACGAAAGAATGCGTACATGCGTCCGATGCGTATAAAAGCGCCTTGATTGCAGGGGATGAGAATGGTACAGTGGTGATTAAACGAACTCTCGGGGCCCCTGCAAGGGTCATCTCGAATGACTGGACTTCGGCGATACTGGATCGAGAGGCCCGGAATGCCGGATATGAGGGGCTGAAGGATTACATCAGCGGTGAAGCCAACAGGAAATTTGTCCACGACGGTAAAACAACCGAAGGTTTTGCATGGGCAGGTCAGGTGATGGGGATGATCAAGGATATCCCTACCGTGGATGAATTGATGTCGCGCATGATTCTTGAGGGTGAGAGTATCCGAACTAAATGGTCGTAA